One window of Trichomycterus rosablanca isolate fTriRos1 chromosome 2, fTriRos1.hap1, whole genome shotgun sequence genomic DNA carries:
- the LOC134309191 gene encoding coiled-coil-helix-coiled-coil-helix domain-containing protein 5, protein MQAAMDITAKFCPKEMEEYGACVSSNPSTWQEHCHHLKVKVAQCTSSHPVIRKIRADCAGEFAEFERCLRENQASSQTCSSHVVRFLTCANAVDITGLTNPAPQPT, encoded by the exons AT GCAGGCAGCAATGGACATTACCGCCAAATTTTGCCCAAAGGAAATGGAGGAGTATGGTGCATGTGTGTCCTCCAATCCATCAACATGGCAAGAACACTGTCATCACCTAAAAGTGAAGGTGGCGCAGTGCACCTCCTCTCA TCCGGTGATCAGGAAGATCCGAGCAGACTGTGCCGGGGAGTTTGCAGAGTTTGAACGCTGCCTGCGAGAGAACCAGGCCTCGTCTCAGACGTGTTCATCACACGTTGTACGCTTTCTGACCTGTGCCAACGCTGTCGACATTACAGGATTAA CAAATCCAGCGCCTCAGCCAACATGA